A genomic stretch from Scomber scombrus chromosome 8, fScoSco1.1, whole genome shotgun sequence includes:
- the LOC133984709 gene encoding desmoglein-2-like protein, with amino-acid sequence MSTGSQSCVMGSSATTLCGSLGDSSASGTQLRRQKRDWVVPTTNLKENYDYRKHSYIAKIRSDMDKKHKLHYSLLGHGANKDPINLFVVDTIGLVYVRGILDREKQESYTLIGLARFDNGSIAEEKIEITFAVEDENDNPPVFAPAPPAEVYESSPAGTLVGRVTATDADKTGTNHTRIAYSIAKQEPFHGEHLFYIDKTTGSIYVKEETLDREKHSSYILTIKGTDMGGDPGGKTGNGTILVKLLDINDNTPSLDKDEYSASIKENIANVEVLRFKVLDADEDYNINWMAVFNIVSGNEEGIFSVRTDPKTNEGVLMLVKPADFEENPNIQLGVVVANVAPPAGGDGGDGGPGGGGGGVYSVTIAVLNEPEGAVFRPPVKPVPVSENPKDNPKNKVITVFRASDGDTGEPAENVRYAKGYDPDNWLVINPETAEVRLQKTPDRESPFLVNGTYYAEILSLSNDMPSKTATGTLALQVGDTNDNCPTLIDPIQKHCSYTEVVNIIAEDEDGDPNSAPLTFNFVDEKSMKKWRVEPLNDWVPSHSSVTPLGEVAFMMN; translated from the exons ctgtgtggCAGTTTGGGAGACAGTTCAGCCAGTGGTACACAGCTGAGACGCCAGAAGAGGGACTGGGTTGTCCCCACAACAAATCTTAAGGAGAACTATGACTACAGAAAACATAGCTATATTGCCAAG ATCAGGTCGGACAtggataaaaaacacaaactgcactACTCTCTGCTGGGCCACGGGGCCAATAAGGACCCAATTAACCTGTTTGTTGTGGATACGATTGGACTGGTATATGTGCGAGGAATACTGGACCGGGAGAAGCAGGAAAGTTATACT CTGATAGGATTGGCCAGGTTTGATAATGGCTCTATagctgaagaaaaaatagaaataacatTTGCTGTGGAGGATGAGAATGATAATCCACCTGTTTTTGCCCCTGCACCTCCGGCTGAAGTCTATGAGTCCAGTCCAGcag gGACTCTGGTTGGGAGGGTTACAGCTACTGATGCTGACAAAACTGGTACTAACCATACCAGGATCGCCTACAGCATTGCGAAACAGGAGCCATTTCATGGGGAACACCTCTTCTATATAGACAAAACCACTGGATCCATTTACGTCAAAGAGGAAACCTTAGACAGAGAG AAACACAGTTCCTACATCTTAACAATTAAAGGAACCGATATGGGCGGAGATCCTGGAGGCAAAACAGGCAACGGGACAATACTTGTCAAACTATTGGACATCAATGATAACACACCCTCATTGGACAAAGATGAG TATTCAGCAAGTATTAAGGAGAACATAGCCAACGTGGAGGTCCTGAGGTTCAAAGTGCTTGATGCTGATGAGGACTACAATATAAACTGGATGGCTGTTTTTAATATCGTTAGTGGAAATGAAGAAGGGATATTTAGCGTAAGGACGGACCCCAAAACCAACGAAGGTGTTCTCATGCTTGTGAAG CCTGCTGATTTTGAAGAAAACCCTAATATCCAACTTGGAGTGGTAGTAGCCAATGTTGCCCCTCCTGCAGGGGGTGACGGTGGAGATGGAGGTCCAGGTGGAGGAGgcggtggag TATATTCAGTGACTATCGCAGTGCTGAATGAGCCTGAGGGGGCTGTCTTTAGACCTCCAGTGAAGCCCGTGCCTGTTTCAGAGAATCCAAAGGACAATCCCAAAAACAAGGTGATCACTGTCTTCAGAGCCAGTGATGGAGACACTGGAGAGCCTGCAGAAAATGTTCG ATATGCTAAAGGCTACGATCCTGACAACTGGCTGGTGATCAACCCAGAAACAGCAGAAGTCAGACTTCAAAAGACCCCAGACAGAGAGTCACCATTTTTGGTTAATGGAACCTACTACGCTGAAATACTGAGTCTGTCCAATG ACATGCCTTCAAAGACAGCCACAGGAACATTAGCGTTGCAGGTGGGAGACACAAATGATAACTGCCCCACACTGATCGACCCTATACAGAAACACTGCTCATACACTGAAGTGGTTAACATCATAGCAGAGGATGAAGATGGAGACCCAAACTCTGCCCCTTTAACCTTCAACTTTGTGGATGAGAAGAGCATGAAGAAGTGGAGGGTTGAACCTTTAAATG ACTGGGTGCCTTCACATAGCAGTGTAACGCCACTGGGAGAAGTTGCCTTCATGATGAactaa